The Vigna unguiculata cultivar IT97K-499-35 chromosome 1, ASM411807v1, whole genome shotgun sequence nucleotide sequence GTAAGGAGTGCTCTATCGTGAGGCCGCCCGGTCCCTCGAGGACGATCCCTGCTCCAGCATTACGTTTATCCGATGATCCGTCGACAAAGAGAATCCAAATATCCTTCGATCGGGGGATCGATTCGTGGAGTTCAGCTACGAAGTCTGCCAAATGTTGTCCTTTGACTGAGCCTCTAGGTTCGTACTTGAGCCCGAACTCGGATAGCTCAACCGACCAGGCGATCATCCTTCCCGCTAAGTTGGGCTTTCGGAGTATCTTAGCAATGGGATGATCGTGCGGACGATCACCTGGTGACTTTGGAAGTATTGGCATAACCGGCGAGCAGCCGTTAACAGTGCCAAGGTTATCTTCTCTATCAGCTAATACCTTGTTTCTGCACTCTGCAACACTCGACTGATGAAATAAACGGGCCGCTGCTCAGGGACTTCTTGTATTAAGGCCGCACTGATCGTGTCATCTGATACTGACAAGTATAATTGCAGAGGCAATCCTTCTACCGGTCGGGTCATTATGGGGGGACTGCTGATCAATTCCTTTATCTCCTGAAACATCGCCTCGCATTGACCGTCCCATTTTTCTGCGGTTTGCTTCTTCATGATCTTCAGGATCGGCCTGACCTTCTCCGTTAGTCTGGGTAAGAAACGCGCCAGAAAAGTTAGCCGTCCTATCAGCCGTTGGATCTCCGTCAAGTTCTTGGGACTTCTCATCTCAGTAATAGCGGCGCATTTGTCTGGGTTTGCCTCTATGCCTCGGGCGGTCAGCATGAAACCCAGAAATTTCCCGGCCGGCACCCCAAAGACACACTTCTCAGGATTAAG carries:
- the LOC114188982 gene encoding uncharacterized protein LOC114188982, with translation MRLNPEKCVFGVPAGKFLGFMLTARGIEANPDKCAAITEMRSPKNLTEIQRLIGRLTFLARFLPRLTEKVRPILKIMKKQTAEKWDGQCEAMFQEIKELISSPPIMTRPVEGLPLQLYLSVSDDTISAALIQEVPEQRPVYFISRVLQSAETRY